The following coding sequences lie in one Vigna radiata var. radiata cultivar VC1973A unplaced genomic scaffold, Vradiata_ver6 scaffold_73, whole genome shotgun sequence genomic window:
- the LOC106779912 gene encoding potassium transporter 7, translating into MKGDRIEESSTRLLGRSSSGGSSESRWVDGSEVNWDEVPVWSRRDDGREGYGSVRRRLAKLPKRVDSFDVEAMEIAGTHAHHSKALSFWPTLALSFKTLGVVYGDMGTSPLYVFADVFSKVPIGSDDDVLGALSLVMYTIAIIPLAKYVFIVLKANDNGEGGTFALYSLICRYANVSMLPNRQQADEYISSFKLKLPTPELERALKIKDTLEKTSFLKNLILVLVLVGASMIIGDGILTPAISVMSAISGLQDQINGFGTGEVVGISIVVLIALFSIQRFGTGKVGFLFAPILALWFFSLGSIGLYNIIKYDITVLRAFNPAYIYFFFKRNSKAAWSSLGGCVLCITGAEAMFADLGHFSVPAIQIAFTCVVFPCLLLAYMGQAAFLTKNPSSYSSVFYKSVPESLFWPVFVIATLAAMIASQAMISATFSCIKQSMALGCFPRLKIIHTSRKFMGQIYIPVVNWFLMIMCIVVVSIFQSTTDIANAYGIAEVGVMMVSTILVTLVMVLIWQTNLLLALCFCLGFGSVELIYMSSVLSKIFEGGWLPLAFATLFLSVMYTWNYGSVLKYRSEVREKVSVDTMLELGSNLGTVRVPGVGLLYNELVQGIPSIFLQFLLNLPALHSTIVFVCIKYVPIPVVPQEERFLFRRVCPKDYHIFRCVARYGYKDVRKEDHQAFEQLLIESLEKFLRREALETALELEGNLTDELDSVSANARESDLPVGTGADELRIPLMHDQKLEETGTSSALPSSYMSSDEDPGLEYELSALREATESGFTYLLGHGDVRAKKNSFFFKKLMINYFYTFLRNNCRGGTANMRVPHTNIIQVGMTYMV; encoded by the exons ATGAAGGGGGATAGGATTGAAGAGAGCAGCACGAGGTTGTTGGGTAGAAGCAGCAGTGGTGGGAGCAGTGAGTCAAGGTGGGTTGATGGCAGTGAAGTGAACTGGGATGAGGTTCCTGTGTGGTCAAGGCGTGACGATGGCAGAGAAGGGTATGGATCCGTCAGAAGGAGGCTTGCCAAGTTGCCCAAGAGGGTTGATTCATTTGATGTTGAAGCCATGGAGATTGCTGGAACTCATGCTCACCACTCCAAG GCCCTTTCCTTCTGGCCTACACTTGCTTTGTCATTTAAGACTCTTGGTGTGGTATATGGTGACATGGGAACAAGTCCTCTGTATGTTTTTGCCGATGTCTTCAGCAAGGTTCCAATTGGGTCAGATGATGATGTCTTGGGGGCATTATCTTTAGTAATGTATACAATAGCAATTATTCCGTTGGCCAAGTATGTTTTTATAGTCCTCAAAGCAAATGATAATGGAGAAG GAGGAACATTTGCACTATACTCGTTGATTTGCAGGTATGCAAATGTGAGTATGCTTCCAAATCGTCAACAAGCTGATGAATATATATCTAGTTTTAAGCTCAAACTTCCTACTCCTGAACTGGAAAGGGCTTTAAAAATAAAGGATACTTTggaaaaaacatcatttttgaAGAACCTTATATTGGTGTTGGTTCTTGTGGGAGCTTCCATGATTATTGGAGATGGTATTCTAACCCCAGCAATATCAG TGATGTCTGCCATAAGTGGTCTGCAGGATCAAATAAATGGATTTGGTACTG GTGAAGTGGTTGGTATTTCTATTGTAGTCCTGATCGCTTTGTTCAGCATACAAAGGTTTGGTACTGGTAAAGTGGGTTTCTTGTTTGCCCCTATACTTGCCTTATGGTTCTTTTCTCTGGGTTCTATTGgactatataatataattaaatatgatatcactGTTCTGAGAGCATTCAATCCAGcttatatctattttttcttcaagaGAAATAGTAAAGCTGCATGGTCATCTCTTGGCGGTTGCGTTCTGTGCATTACAG GTGCGGAAGCAATGTTTGCAGATTTGGGTCATTTTTCTGTACCCGCAATACAG ATTGCCTTCACATGCGTGGTATTTCCCTGTCTCCTCCTTGCTTATATGGGCCAAGCGGCTTTTTTGACAAAGAACCCAAGTTCTTATTCAAGCGTATTCTACAAGTCTGTTCCAG AGAGTCTGTTCTGGCCAGTGTTTGTGATAGCCACACTTGCTGCTATGATTGCCAGCCAAGCAATGATATCTGCTACGTTTTCGTGCATAAAGCAATCTATGGCTTTGGGATGCTTCCCCAGGCTGAAGATAATTCACACCTCAAGAAAGTTCATGGGTCAAATTTATATCCCCGTAGTTAATTGGTTTCTGATGATCATGTGCATAGTTGTGGTTTCCATATTTCAAAGCACAACTGATATTGCGAATGCATACG GCATTGCTGAAGTTGGTGTCATGATGGTCAGCACCATCTTGGTGACCCTTGTAATGGTATTAATTTGGCAGACTAACTTGCTTTTGGCATTGTGTTTCTGTCTTGGATTTGGTTCAGTGGAGTTAATTTACATGTCTTCTGTCCTATCCAAAATCTTTGAGGGTGGCTGGCTTCCACTTGCCTTTGCTACCCTTTTCCTATCTGTGATGTACACTTGGAACTATGGTAGTGTATTGAAGTACCGAAGTGAAGTTAGAGAGAAGGTTTCAGTGGACACAATGCTTGAGCTTGGCTCCAATCTCGGAACAGTAAGAGTGCCAGGTGTAGGATTGCTATATAACGAGCTTGTGCAGGGCATTCCCTCCATTTTTTTGCAGTTCTTGCTGAACCTTCCAGCTCTTCACTCAACTATAGTTTTTGTCTGCATTAAATATGTCCCAATCCCAGTGGTTCCTCAAGAGGAAAGATTTCTATTTCGAAGAGTTTGCCCCAAAGATTACCACATATTCCGGTGTGTTGCCAGATATGGTTACAAAGATGTAAGGAAGGAAGATCACCAAGCATTTGAGCAACTTCTTATTGAGAGTCTTGAGAAATTCTTGAGAAGAGAAGCTCTTGAGACAGCCTTGGAGTTGGAGGGCAACTTAACTGATGAGTTGGACAGTGTCTCAGCAAATGCAAGGGAATCTGATCTTCCTGTTGGTACTGGTGCTGATGAGCTTAGGATTCCACTGATGCATGATCAGAAATTGGAAGAAACAGGAACTTCTTCAGCATTGCCATCTAGTTACATGTCATCAGATGAAGATCCTGGTCTTGAATATGAGCTTTCAGCCCTTAGAGAAGCAACAGAATCAGGATTCACCTATTTGCTTGGACATGGAGATGTGAGGGCAAAGAAgaactcttttttctttaagaaactaatgataaattatttCTATACATTTCTCAGAAATAACTGCAGAGGAGGTACAGCAAACATGAGAGTACCTCACACCAATATCATTCAAGTTGGAATGACATATATGGTGTGA